The proteins below are encoded in one region of Limnohabitans sp. 63ED37-2:
- the dapC gene encoding succinyldiaminopimelate transaminase, giving the protein MNPLLAKLQPYPFERLKQLFASVTPNPALRHISLGIGEPKHATPAFIQEALKASVANGLSAYPATAGEPSLRKACAAWLQTRYNLTLDPLTQVLPVNGSREALFALTQTVIDPTRPGATVVSPNPFYQIYEGAALLSGAEPYYVPSDPARNFANDWDSVPAEVWARTQLLFVCSPGNPTGAVMPLSEWEKLFALSDQHGFVIASDECYSEIYFREEAPLGGLEAAHQLGRTDFKRLIAFTSLSKRSNVPGLRSGFVAGDAAIIQQFLLYRTYHGSAMSPVVQAASVAAWGDEAHVVDNRNQYRTKFAQVTPVLAQVLDVKLPDASFYLWAGVPAGWQGDDAAFAQALYQSEHVTVLPGSYLARDFKGSNPGQGRIRMALVAETAECLEAAERIARFVRAHPNKV; this is encoded by the coding sequence ATGAATCCCCTCCTCGCCAAGCTGCAACCCTACCCTTTTGAACGGCTCAAACAGCTGTTCGCCAGCGTCACGCCCAACCCTGCCCTTCGTCATATCAGTTTGGGTATTGGTGAGCCCAAGCATGCCACGCCCGCCTTCATCCAGGAAGCGCTCAAGGCCTCTGTGGCCAATGGCCTCTCGGCTTACCCGGCGACAGCAGGCGAGCCCAGCCTTCGCAAGGCGTGTGCCGCTTGGCTGCAAACACGTTACAACTTGACGCTGGACCCGCTCACGCAGGTGTTGCCGGTGAACGGCTCGCGCGAAGCCCTGTTTGCCCTGACACAAACCGTGATCGACCCGACCCGGCCCGGTGCCACGGTGGTCAGCCCCAACCCCTTTTATCAAATCTACGAAGGCGCGGCCTTGCTGTCAGGGGCTGAGCCCTATTACGTGCCCAGCGACCCGGCCCGCAACTTTGCCAACGACTGGGACAGTGTGCCCGCCGAGGTCTGGGCCCGCACGCAATTGTTGTTCGTCTGCTCGCCAGGCAACCCGACGGGCGCGGTCATGCCGCTGTCTGAATGGGAAAAGCTGTTTGCCCTGTCCGACCAGCATGGTTTTGTGATCGCGTCCGACGAGTGCTACAGCGAGATCTATTTCCGCGAAGAAGCCCCGTTGGGGGGATTGGAAGCCGCGCACCAGCTGGGCCGCACCGACTTCAAGCGCCTGATCGCCTTCACGAGTCTGAGCAAGCGCAGCAATGTGCCCGGCCTGCGCAGCGGCTTTGTGGCGGGTGACGCGGCCATCATCCAACAGTTCCTGCTCTACCGCACCTACCACGGCAGCGCCATGAGCCCCGTGGTGCAAGCCGCCAGCGTGGCCGCTTGGGGTGACGAAGCCCATGTGGTGGACAACCGCAACCAGTACCGCACCAAGTTCGCCCAGGTCACGCCCGTGCTGGCGCAAGTGCTGGACGTGAAATTGCCCGACGCCAGCTTTTACCTGTGGGCCGGTGTGCCTGCGGGCTGGCAAGGCGACGACGCAGCTTTTGCCCAAGCGCTTTACCAATCAGAACACGTGACCGTGCTGCCCGGCAGCTACCTGGCGCGCGACTTCAAGGGCAGCAACCCCGGCCAGGGCCGCATCCGCATGGCGCTGGTGGCCGAAACCGCCGAATGCCTGGAAGCGGCCGAGCGCATCGCCCGCTTTGTGCGTGCCCACCCCAACAAAGTCTGA
- the dapE gene encoding succinyl-diaminopimelate desuccinylase, whose protein sequence is MNAKTCHNTLRLAEQLISRPSVTPEDAGCLDLISEALNPLGFVCEFMDSGPDTFRVRNLWAKRAGTSGQTLAFAGHTDVVPTGPLAQWDSDPFTPTHKNGKLFGRGASDMKTSLAAMVVAVQEFLASNPSPALGIAFLLTSDEEGPALDGTVVVCEKLQARGDAPQFCIVGEPTSVQQTGDMIKNGRRGTLSGKLTVKGVQGHIAYPHLADNPIHRLAPALADLVAIRWDEGNAFFPPTSWQVSNIHAGTGASNVIPGDCVVDFNFRFCTESTPESLQQRLQAVLDQHGLKYELKWTLGGRPFLTTPGTLVKAIEQAITDETGLKTELSTTGGTSDGRFIAQICPQVIEFGPPNATIHKVNEHVALADIAPLKNIYRRTLEQLNAGLKA, encoded by the coding sequence ATGAACGCCAAAACCTGTCACAACACCCTGCGCCTGGCCGAGCAGCTGATCTCGCGCCCTTCTGTCACGCCTGAGGACGCAGGCTGCTTGGACCTGATCAGTGAGGCTTTGAATCCTCTGGGTTTCGTCTGCGAGTTCATGGACTCCGGCCCAGACACCTTCCGCGTGCGCAACCTCTGGGCCAAACGTGCAGGCACCTCGGGCCAAACCTTGGCCTTTGCCGGGCACACCGACGTGGTGCCCACCGGGCCTCTCGCGCAATGGGACAGCGACCCCTTCACCCCCACTCACAAAAACGGCAAGCTGTTTGGCCGGGGCGCAAGCGACATGAAAACCTCGCTGGCGGCCATGGTGGTCGCGGTGCAGGAGTTCCTGGCCTCCAATCCCAGCCCGGCATTGGGCATCGCTTTTTTGCTGACCAGCGACGAAGAAGGCCCGGCGCTCGATGGCACCGTGGTCGTGTGTGAAAAGCTCCAGGCCCGTGGCGACGCGCCGCAGTTCTGCATTGTGGGCGAGCCCACGTCGGTGCAGCAGACGGGCGATATGATTAAAAACGGCCGACGCGGCACCCTGAGCGGCAAGCTCACCGTGAAGGGCGTGCAAGGCCACATCGCCTACCCACACCTGGCCGACAACCCGATCCACCGCCTCGCACCTGCGTTGGCCGATCTGGTGGCCATCCGCTGGGACGAAGGCAACGCCTTTTTCCCGCCCACCAGCTGGCAAGTGAGCAACATCCACGCCGGCACGGGCGCGAGCAACGTGATTCCGGGCGACTGCGTGGTGGACTTCAACTTTCGCTTTTGCACCGAATCCACGCCCGAAAGCCTGCAGCAGCGCTTGCAAGCGGTGCTCGACCAGCATGGCCTGAAGTACGAACTGAAATGGACCTTGGGTGGCCGCCCATTTCTGACCACGCCCGGTACGTTGGTCAAGGCGATTGAACAAGCCATCACCGATGAAACCGGTTTAAAAACCGAGCTGTCCACCACGGGCGGCACCAGCGACGGCCGCTTCATCGCGCAAATCTGCCCCCAGGTGATCGAGTTCGGCCCACCCAACGCGACCATCCACAAAGTGAATGAGCATGTGGCCCTGGCTGACATCGCGCCGCTCAAAAACATCTACCGCCGCACCTTGGAACAACTCAACGCAGGTCTTAAGGCATGA